A genomic window from Salvia miltiorrhiza cultivar Shanhuang (shh) chromosome 5, IMPLAD_Smil_shh, whole genome shotgun sequence includes:
- the LOC131025469 gene encoding uncharacterized protein LOC131025469, translating to MNSLFSFITTLYALALLYFPFIFSRFLLSPVALSTLILLLYLLRLGAAQRSTANRTDSDSVESDSTHQIEELCDESKEPDPKQDPRHFYADSFVEWDVRAPLEVIYEEYEGEDAAAENDNNSEEKQMNPIRRYASLSLFYPESDSDTSSEEDFPTDGGWGSPERACFRWEEEDDREGLIEIALDEKRGCEVEEDNLIEIDLSPER from the coding sequence atgaactctctctTTTCATTCATCACCACTCTCTACGCTCTCGCACTCCTCTACTTCCCCTTCATCTTCTCCCGCTTCCTTCTCTCTCCCGTCGCACTCTCCACTTTGATTCTATTGCTCTACCTTCTCCGGCTAGGCGCCGCGCAAAGATCTACGGCCAACCGGACCGACTCCGATTCCGTCGAATCAGATTCTACGCATCAAATTGAAGAGTTATGTGACGAATCTAAGGAACCCGACCCGAAGCAGGATCCGCGCCATTTCTACGCGGACTCCTTCGTGGAGTGGGACGTCCGAGCGCCGCTGGAGGTTATATACGAGGAATACGAAGGAGAAGACGCCGCCGCGGAAAACGATAACAATTCCGAGGAGAAGCAGATGAATCCCATCCGCCGATACGCGTCGCTTTCGCTGTTTTACCCGGAGTCCGACAGCGACACTTCGTCGGAGGAGGATTTCCCGACCGACGGCGGGTGGGGATCGCCGGAGAGAGCGTGCTTCCGGTGGGAGGAGGAGGACGATAGGGAGGGGTTGATAGAGATCGCGTTGGATGAGAAGAGGGGCTGCGAGGTTGAGGAAGATAATCTGATCGAGATCGACCTCTCGCCGGAGAGATGA